A portion of the Armatimonadota bacterium genome contains these proteins:
- a CDS encoding fumarylacetoacetate hydrolase family protein, with amino-acid sequence MRFFLFEDDEGAAIGVEFEGAHYRAGDIATTSRPEEWLQALSLLMLTNPRGLPEIDASEIRFLPAVLNPSKVIAIGLNYRDHCKEQGLPEPEFPTVFAKYPSSLTGHRTEVRYPKATSALDYEAELGIVIGKTAQNVTVDDAAGHIAGYAIVNDLTARDLQKLEKQFVRAKSFDGFAPCGPYLVPARNVPDPMKLAIRLWVNDELRQSSSTSEMVFGVNQLVSHLSQGATLLPGDLIITGTPAGVGFYREPQGLLKPGDRVRIELDGLGVLENAIVD; translated from the coding sequence ATGCGATTTTTCCTTTTTGAGGACGATGAAGGCGCTGCGATCGGGGTCGAGTTTGAGGGCGCGCACTACCGAGCGGGCGACATAGCAACCACTTCGCGGCCCGAAGAGTGGCTCCAAGCGCTCAGCTTGCTGATGTTGACCAATCCGCGCGGCCTGCCGGAGATCGATGCGAGCGAGATTCGGTTCTTGCCTGCAGTTCTCAACCCATCGAAGGTGATTGCGATCGGGTTGAACTACCGAGACCATTGCAAGGAGCAGGGCTTGCCGGAACCTGAGTTTCCGACGGTTTTCGCAAAGTACCCTTCGTCTTTGACCGGTCATCGGACCGAAGTTCGGTATCCAAAGGCGACCAGCGCATTAGACTACGAAGCAGAATTAGGAATCGTGATTGGGAAGACTGCACAAAACGTAACCGTGGACGACGCGGCCGGGCACATTGCCGGCTATGCGATCGTTAACGACCTGACGGCAAGGGATTTGCAAAAGTTGGAGAAGCAGTTTGTAAGGGCCAAGTCGTTTGATGGCTTCGCGCCCTGCGGACCCTATCTCGTTCCAGCGCGAAATGTGCCCGATCCGATGAAGTTAGCGATTCGATTGTGGGTCAACGACGAGCTTCGACAGTCGTCGAGCACGTCGGAGATGGTGTTTGGTGTCAACCAGTTGGTTTCGCACCTGTCTCAAGGGGCGACGCTACTGCCGGGCGATCTGATCATTACCGGGACTCCGGCCGGGGTTGGATTCTATCGAGAGCCGCAGGGGTTGTTGAAGCCGGGCGACCGTGTGCGGATCGAACTGGACGGGCTTGGCGTTTTAGAGAACGCCATTGTGGATTAG
- a CDS encoding CPBP family intramembrane metalloprotease, whose protein sequence is MPIVWSGDSAKWLVALGGLNCILIFVWFVHHLRIQRGQAGLLARRWSLVDLAAAVQFALVILAGIGIAAAILLRPVLQDASEPLGARELAFLAIMTLAQFGVLAGAAIVLCAGKYQMTWSAFGLDRLNSSRLALGALYGVGALAASAISIRIFEAIDKGPLGNPFTRDIASDPSAQAVQEFAARAMDSPIFVLAIVAVVAGLAPFCEELFFRGLLLRSFSARMGRGFGILISSLIFAAAHGSAVGFVPRFIMGALFASVTLRTGSLWPAIVAHAANNSVALFALMQ, encoded by the coding sequence ATGCCGATCGTGTGGAGCGGAGACAGCGCTAAGTGGTTAGTCGCGCTGGGCGGGCTGAACTGCATTTTGATCTTCGTTTGGTTCGTGCATCATCTGAGAATTCAGCGCGGGCAGGCTGGATTGCTGGCCAGGCGGTGGAGTTTGGTGGATTTGGCGGCCGCGGTGCAGTTTGCCTTGGTCATACTGGCTGGAATTGGAATCGCGGCAGCGATCTTGCTCAGGCCTGTGCTACAAGATGCGTCGGAGCCGTTAGGCGCTCGAGAATTGGCTTTCTTGGCGATCATGACTTTGGCACAGTTCGGCGTCTTGGCCGGCGCCGCTATCGTGCTGTGCGCAGGCAAGTACCAGATGACTTGGTCCGCGTTCGGTCTAGACCGGCTGAACTCGTCGCGGTTGGCTTTGGGGGCCCTATACGGAGTTGGGGCGTTGGCGGCTTCCGCAATCTCTATCCGCATTTTTGAAGCGATCGACAAGGGGCCGCTGGGCAATCCGTTTACGCGCGATATAGCGAGCGATCCATCGGCTCAGGCGGTTCAAGAGTTTGCGGCCCGAGCGATGGACAGTCCGATCTTTGTGCTCGCGATAGTCGCGGTGGTTGCAGGGCTTGCGCCGTTTTGCGAGGAGTTGTTCTTTCGAGGCCTGCTGTTGCGCAGTTTTTCTGCGCGGATGGGGCGAGGCTTTGGCATTCTGATCTCGTCGCTGATCTTTGCCGCGGCGCACGGGTCGGCGGTCGGGTTCGTGCCTCGGTTTATCATGGGAGCGCTGTTCGCCAGCGTTACATTGCGCACGGGTTCGCTGTGGCCTGCAATCGTTGCCCATGCAGCAAACAACTCGGTCGCGCTCTTTGCATTGATGCAGTAG
- a CDS encoding type II secretion system F family protein, which produces MAVFRYIARDQEGNTVQGSVFAASRLDANDQVRGMGFWPLEMYADAEPVTAATAARDRVVRPLFGGVGLHHLAIFFRQFATMIAAGVPLVQVLYTLSNQAGNVKLRRALLNIRDSVMGGENLAEAFDRHPHIFSKVQRAIIRVGVEGGLLESASRQIAEYLERELALRRLIRRLTFYPKLVMFMALIIPALPGPIIYMITGQGMPPGEFAIQMAMTFLKIFGVLFAVWAAWRIATQSMTIRRAIDAILISLPWIGKTLRQICLARFGRALGALYAAGVPITHAIRISAEASGNEYLAASISPVATKLESGAGIAESIAATGVFPPMVIDMVATGEQTGSLDSMVNKVAEFYEAESEVGSHQAATILGIVALLAAAIYVGYIVISFYSGYFAQIFQGAGE; this is translated from the coding sequence CATTGCGCGAGATCAAGAGGGCAACACGGTGCAAGGCTCCGTGTTTGCCGCATCGCGCCTCGACGCCAACGACCAAGTGCGAGGCATGGGCTTCTGGCCGCTCGAAATGTACGCCGATGCCGAGCCGGTAACAGCCGCTACAGCCGCCCGAGACCGCGTCGTCCGACCGCTCTTCGGCGGCGTCGGCCTTCACCATCTCGCCATCTTCTTCCGACAATTCGCCACCATGATCGCGGCAGGCGTCCCCTTGGTTCAAGTGCTGTACACATTGAGCAATCAGGCGGGCAACGTCAAACTGCGTCGAGCGCTGCTCAATATCCGAGATTCAGTCATGGGCGGCGAGAATCTGGCCGAGGCTTTCGACCGACATCCGCACATCTTTAGCAAGGTGCAGCGCGCAATCATCCGAGTAGGCGTCGAAGGCGGATTGCTAGAAAGCGCCTCGCGGCAGATCGCAGAGTACCTGGAGCGCGAATTAGCCTTGCGCCGACTGATACGCCGCCTCACGTTCTACCCAAAATTGGTCATGTTCATGGCGCTCATCATTCCTGCTCTTCCCGGCCCGATCATTTATATGATCACTGGCCAGGGAATGCCGCCTGGCGAGTTCGCGATCCAAATGGCTATGACCTTTCTCAAAATCTTTGGAGTTCTCTTCGCTGTTTGGGCTGCCTGGCGGATTGCAACCCAAAGCATGACCATTCGCCGCGCCATCGACGCGATTTTGATTTCGCTTCCCTGGATCGGAAAGACTCTTCGCCAAATCTGCCTCGCTCGATTTGGACGGGCGTTGGGCGCCCTCTATGCCGCAGGCGTGCCCATCACCCATGCCATACGTATTTCTGCGGAAGCCTCCGGCAACGAGTACCTGGCAGCCAGCATCTCGCCCGTTGCCACAAAACTGGAATCAGGAGCAGGGATTGCCGAGAGCATCGCGGCCACGGGCGTGTTCCCGCCCATGGTGATCGATATGGTCGCTACGGGCGAACAGACCGGCTCATTGGATTCAATGGTCAACAAGGTCGCCGAGTTCTATGAGGCCGAAAGCGAGGTCGGCAGTCATCAGGCCGCCACCATCCTTGGCATCGTGGCGCTCTTGGCCGCCGCGATTTATGTCGGCTACATCGTTATCTCCTTCTATAGCGGCTACTTCGCGCAAATATTCCAAGGCGCTGGGGAATAA
- a CDS encoding ABC transporter ATP-binding protein translates to MIVSDRLSKRYGSVQAVRSLSLTVDAGEIYGFLGPNGAGKTTTIKMLTGLLRPTEGSARVGGFDLESQPVQAKRLIGFVPDNPFLYEKLTGREYLRLTGDLWGVDGEGREERIAALLEEFELTEKADSIIQSYSRGMRQKTALAAALLHSPKALFLDEPTVGLDPKGARLLKDTLLKLADAGAAVFISTHILEIAEQLCDRVGIVRDGELIAEGEPRELLTNSNNASLEELFLELTESAMALELAE, encoded by the coding sequence ATGATAGTTTCAGACCGGTTGAGCAAACGATACGGCAGCGTTCAGGCGGTTCGTTCGCTGAGTCTGACGGTCGATGCGGGGGAGATTTACGGGTTTTTGGGTCCCAATGGCGCGGGCAAGACCACCACGATTAAGATGTTGACGGGATTGTTGAGGCCGACAGAAGGTTCGGCGCGAGTTGGCGGCTTCGATTTGGAGAGTCAGCCCGTACAGGCGAAGCGTCTGATCGGGTTTGTGCCGGACAATCCGTTTCTTTATGAAAAATTGACCGGTAGAGAGTACTTGCGGCTGACGGGCGACTTATGGGGCGTTGACGGCGAGGGTCGAGAAGAGCGGATTGCGGCGCTGTTAGAGGAGTTTGAGCTTACGGAGAAGGCCGATTCGATCATACAAAGCTACTCGCGAGGGATGAGGCAAAAGACGGCATTAGCGGCGGCGCTGTTGCATTCGCCGAAGGCGCTGTTTTTGGACGAGCCGACGGTGGGACTGGACCCTAAGGGGGCGCGTCTGCTTAAGGACACATTGTTGAAATTGGCGGATGCTGGCGCAGCGGTGTTCATTTCGACGCACATCCTGGAGATTGCAGAGCAACTCTGCGATCGCGTCGGTATTGTGCGCGATGGCGAGTTGATCGCCGAAGGAGAGCCTCGCGAGCTGCTGACAAACTCGAACAATGCCTCTTTGGAAGAACTCTTTCTTGAGCTGACCGAGTCGGCAATGGCGCTGGAGCTGGCCGAGTAG
- a CDS encoding DnaJ domain-containing protein, with the protein MTDHYKTLGLSRQATQDEIRAKYRELARQFHPDVNPSSAAKEQFLRVQEAYQVLSNPERRKQFDALLQMNQRPPKPKPRPTQSQPNKGEEYKRLLHEAELAFVAGRFFEALAKAKAAAKIQPRSALAHTIVGDVYRIQGKSELALSSYTIALQLDPNNDSLQKKFTRLAKTRAAEPATPIAPAADGVKMAAQIIGFSGCLFTVFMALLAPGQAIGSAGIGAWSSNLLLYMAICGLLLGVLMSASGWVQAVQDALPIKGPGLILALIALLCFPLSAAIYALISTIHGGGSPSLNKAYGAAGLFAILFAVAYFQAFGATLLFGGNVVFAGLLTGWFVSDWGKSA; encoded by the coding sequence ATGACCGACCATTACAAGACGCTCGGCCTCAGCCGTCAGGCGACCCAAGATGAAATCCGCGCTAAGTACCGCGAGCTAGCGCGCCAGTTTCACCCGGACGTCAATCCGTCCAGCGCCGCCAAAGAACAGTTCCTTAGAGTCCAAGAAGCCTATCAGGTTCTCAGCAATCCAGAGCGAAGAAAGCAGTTCGATGCGCTGCTACAGATGAACCAACGGCCGCCAAAGCCGAAGCCGCGACCAACGCAAAGCCAACCGAACAAGGGCGAGGAGTACAAACGCCTGCTCCACGAGGCCGAACTCGCCTTCGTCGCCGGGCGCTTCTTCGAGGCGCTCGCCAAAGCCAAAGCCGCCGCGAAGATACAGCCTCGCTCGGCGCTCGCTCATACCATCGTTGGCGATGTCTATCGGATACAAGGCAAGTCTGAACTCGCGCTTTCCTCCTACACAATCGCTCTGCAACTCGACCCGAACAACGACTCGCTGCAAAAGAAGTTCACCCGATTGGCCAAGACTCGGGCAGCCGAACCCGCAACGCCGATCGCTCCTGCAGCGGACGGCGTCAAAATGGCTGCCCAGATCATCGGCTTCTCCGGCTGCCTCTTCACCGTCTTTATGGCGCTGTTGGCGCCCGGCCAAGCCATTGGCAGCGCGGGCATCGGCGCGTGGAGCTCCAACCTGCTTCTTTACATGGCGATCTGCGGCCTGTTGCTAGGCGTGCTCATGTCGGCGTCCGGCTGGGTGCAAGCCGTGCAGGACGCCCTGCCCATTAAGGGTCCGGGTCTAATCTTGGCGCTCATCGCCCTGTTGTGCTTTCCTTTGTCCGCCGCAATCTACGCCCTGATCTCAACCATTCACGGAGGCGGCAGCCCATCGCTCAACAAGGCCTACGGAGCCGCCGGTCTCTTTGCGATCCTCTTCGCGGTCGCTTATTTTCAGGCTTTCGGCGCTACGTTGCTCTTTGGCGGCAATGTGGTGTTCGCGGGACTGCTAACCGGCTGGTTCGTTTCCGATTGGGGCAAGAGCGCCTAA